In one Tenebrio molitor chromosome Y, icTenMoli1.1, whole genome shotgun sequence genomic region, the following are encoded:
- the LOC138140575 gene encoding uncharacterized protein, with product MAAVDANYCFIYAEVGCQGRISDGGVFKHTVLYDKLEREHLEIPLDAPLIIDHERTLLPFLFVADDAFPLRRNIMKSYPGVHSKGSTQRIFNYRLSRARRIVENAFGILASVFRVFRKPMLLQPNKVSTITMTCILLHNFLRRSKTSSTRYTPQGTLDVEIEGRAIPGSWREDQTEMSSFLPLTRIARKPSMEAKTIRDKFAEYFNTSGKIEWQDKYC from the coding sequence ATGGCGGCTGTTGATGCTAATTACTGTTTTATATATGCCGAAGTTGGATGCCAAGGCAGAATTAGCGATGGTGGAGTGTTCAAACACACGGTTTTGTATGACAAACTGGAACGAGAACATCTCGAAATTCCACTGGACGCACCTTTAATAATAGATCACGAGCGGACACTTCTACCTTTCCTATTCGTTGCAGATGACGCTTTTCCGCTTCGCCGAAATATCATGAAGTCCTATCCAGGAGTTCACTCCAAAGGAAGTACACAacgtatttttaattataggcTGTCGCGAGCTCGTCGCATTGTGGAAAATGCATTTGGTATTCTAGCTTCAGTTTTTCGCGTGTTTAGGAAACCAATGTTACTACAGCCCAACAAAGTGTCTACTATTACAATGACCTGTATTCTTTTACACAACTTTTTGCGAAGAAGTAAAACGTCATCAACTCGTTACACCCCCCAAGGTACACTTGATGTTGAAATAGAGGGTCGAGCAATTCCTGGCTCCTGGCGAGAAGACCAAACAGAAATGTCATCTTTTCTACCACTTACCAGAATTGCTAGAAAACCTTCAATGGAAGCAAAAACAATCCGCGATAAATTTGCAGAATATTTTAACACATCTGGGAAAATTGAATGGCAAGACAAATATTGTTAA